Proteins encoded in a region of the Diospyros lotus cultivar Yz01 chromosome 9, ASM1463336v1, whole genome shotgun sequence genome:
- the LOC127809841 gene encoding uncharacterized protein LOC127809841 isoform X2, translating into MKFEEFLMQPSDPEKQITRADLQEEVTVFYFMHYPTITRKTNSIIGYLVFAKKLQTCPRHESKEVYILFLMKLREFSSVLWLQVEKLQEDLDAEVKLSRILQCALQGPVHSCACCLSTLLPSKVQALLAELATVEEEIIWLERKVHELKLRLYQEKKHSRRHRRPKQLPFGPGNQMELASRSQDFREHSKLRFLRQGRASFDSPMDVQSPSSINSGGETAETSTSSRRNRGHNHSDIEIAAREPNELSEELVKCMIGVFLKLNQASEHRKGLTVASKHPLSCMNSKGFMYKTTFNCKEPAFSFDNTSNIDPYGILPDFDGPIRDVGPYKNFIQITRSSLDITQVSKCFQTRGKLRTLMRKLCNVDLTPLSYKQKLAFWINIYNACIMNAFLQHGLPSTHEKLLALMNKAAINVGGIVLNALAIEHFILRHPSDPKHGPTDEKEMLLRHTYGLGYPEPNVTFALCRGSWSSPALRIYTAKEVANELGRAKVEYLEAAVGVITSKRKLVVPKLLEWHMKDFADDLDSLLEWIYSQLPPSASLKRLMMDCLCLSAAKSLSAKTGVDVQPYDSEFRYLLPL; encoded by the exons ATGAAATTCGAAGAATTCTTGATGCAGCCCAGCGATCCCGAGAAGCAAATCACAAGAGCTGATCTTCAAGAAGAGGTGACtgtgttttattttatgcacTATCCCACAATAACAAGAAAAACCAACTCAATCATAGGTTATCTAGTTTTTGCAAAGAAACTACAAACCTGCCCACGACACGAATCAAAAGAGGTGTATATTTTGTTCTTGATGAAGCTGAGAGAATTCTCAAGTGTCTTGTGGCTGCAGGTCGAGAAGCTGCAGGAAGATTTAGATGCCGAGGTGAAGCTGAGCAGAATTTTGCAGTGTGCCCTGCAAGGGCCGGTTCATTCTTGCGCCTGTTGCCTTTCCACTCTGCTTCCATCTAAG GTTCAAGCGCTTCTTGCAGAACTGGCCACGGTGGAGGAAGAGATCATCTGGCTAGAGAGGAAAGTGCACGAGTTGAAGCTGAGGTTGTACCAGGAGAAGAAGCATTCCAGGCGGCACAGGCGCCCCAAACAACTACCTTTTGGACCGGGGAATCAAATGGAATTGGCTTCCAGATCACAGGATTTCCGAGAGCACAGCAAGTTGAGATTTCTCAGACAAGGCAGGGCCTCTTTTGACTCTCCCATGGATGTTCAAAGCCCGTCTTCCATCAACTCCGGTG GGGAAACAGCTGAAACTTCGACAAGTAGCAGAAGAAACCGTGGCCATAACCATTCAGATATAGAAATTGCTGCACGGGAACCAAATGAGCTCTCCGAAGAGCTGGTGAAGTGCATGATAGGCGTATTTCTCAAACTGAACCAGGCTTCTGAGCACAGAAAAGGATTAACCGTTGCTTCAAAGCATCCTCTGTCTTGCATGAACTCAAAAGGATTCATGTACAAGACCACGTTCAACTGCAAAGAACCTGCATTCTCATTTGACAACACATCGAATATCGACCCATATGGCATCTTACCAGACTTCGATGGCCCTATCAGAGATGTTGGGCCATACAAGAATTTCATCCAAATCACTAGGAGTTCCCTGGACATCACCCAAGTTTCCAAGTGCTTCCAAACAAGGGGGAAACTAAG GACTTTGATGCGTAAGCTCTGCAATGTGGACCTGACACCTTTGAGCTACAAACAAAAGCTAGCCTTTTGGATCAATATTTACAATGCCTGCATAATGAAT GCTTTTCTACAACATGGATTGCCCTCCACACATGAGAAACTGCTGGCGCTTATGAACAAG GCTGCAATAAATGTTGGGGGAATAGTGCTAAATGCTTTGGCCATCGAACACTTCATTCTCAGGCATCCATCTGATCCCAAACAT GGCCCAACAGATGAGAAGGAAATGCTACTACGGCACACCTATGGCCTGGGGTACCCTGAGCCCAATGTCACATTTGCACTTTGCAGAGGCAGTTGGTCTTCACCAGCG TTAAGGATCTACACGGCGAAGGAAGTGGCGAACGAGCTGGGAAGGGCAAAAGTGGAGTACCTGGAAGCGGCGGTGGGCGTAATTACGAGCAAGAGGAAGCTGGTGGTGCCGAAGCTTCTGGAATGGCACATGAAGGATTTCGCCGACGATCTGGACTCGCTGCTCGAATGGATATACAGCCAGCTGCCGCCTTCTGCCTCGCTCAAGAGGCTGATGATGGACTGCCTCTGCCTCTCCGCCGCCAAATCCCTCTCCGCCAAGACGGGGGTCGACGTTCAGCCCTACGACTCCGAATTCCGATACCTCTTGCCCCTGTAA
- the LOC127809841 gene encoding uncharacterized protein LOC127809841 isoform X3: MKFEEFLMQPSDPEKQITRADLQEEVEKLQEDLDAEVKLSRILQCALQGPVHSCACCLSTLLPSKVQALLAELATVEEEIIWLERKVHELKLRLYQEKKHSRRHRRPKQLPFGPGNQMELASRSQDFREHSKLRFLRQGRASFDSPMDVQSPSSINSGGETAETSTSSRRNRGHNHSDIEIAAREPNELSEELVKCMIGVFLKLNQASEHRKGLTVASKHPLSCMNSKGFMYKTTFNCKEPAFSFDNTSNIDPYGILPDFDGPIRDVGPYKNFIQITRSSLDITQVSKCFQTRGKLRTLMRKLCNVDLTPLSYKQKLAFWINIYNACIMNAFLQHGLPSTHEKLLALMNKAAINVGGIVLNALAIEHFILRHPSDPKHKGPTDEKEMLLRHTYGLGYPEPNVTFALCRGSWSSPALRIYTAKEVANELGRAKVEYLEAAVGVITSKRKLVVPKLLEWHMKDFADDLDSLLEWIYSQLPPSASLKRLMMDCLCLSAAKSLSAKTGVDVQPYDSEFRYLLPL; encoded by the exons ATGAAATTCGAAGAATTCTTGATGCAGCCCAGCGATCCCGAGAAGCAAATCACAAGAGCTGATCTTCAAGAAGAG GTCGAGAAGCTGCAGGAAGATTTAGATGCCGAGGTGAAGCTGAGCAGAATTTTGCAGTGTGCCCTGCAAGGGCCGGTTCATTCTTGCGCCTGTTGCCTTTCCACTCTGCTTCCATCTAAG GTTCAAGCGCTTCTTGCAGAACTGGCCACGGTGGAGGAAGAGATCATCTGGCTAGAGAGGAAAGTGCACGAGTTGAAGCTGAGGTTGTACCAGGAGAAGAAGCATTCCAGGCGGCACAGGCGCCCCAAACAACTACCTTTTGGACCGGGGAATCAAATGGAATTGGCTTCCAGATCACAGGATTTCCGAGAGCACAGCAAGTTGAGATTTCTCAGACAAGGCAGGGCCTCTTTTGACTCTCCCATGGATGTTCAAAGCCCGTCTTCCATCAACTCCGGTG GGGAAACAGCTGAAACTTCGACAAGTAGCAGAAGAAACCGTGGCCATAACCATTCAGATATAGAAATTGCTGCACGGGAACCAAATGAGCTCTCCGAAGAGCTGGTGAAGTGCATGATAGGCGTATTTCTCAAACTGAACCAGGCTTCTGAGCACAGAAAAGGATTAACCGTTGCTTCAAAGCATCCTCTGTCTTGCATGAACTCAAAAGGATTCATGTACAAGACCACGTTCAACTGCAAAGAACCTGCATTCTCATTTGACAACACATCGAATATCGACCCATATGGCATCTTACCAGACTTCGATGGCCCTATCAGAGATGTTGGGCCATACAAGAATTTCATCCAAATCACTAGGAGTTCCCTGGACATCACCCAAGTTTCCAAGTGCTTCCAAACAAGGGGGAAACTAAG GACTTTGATGCGTAAGCTCTGCAATGTGGACCTGACACCTTTGAGCTACAAACAAAAGCTAGCCTTTTGGATCAATATTTACAATGCCTGCATAATGAAT GCTTTTCTACAACATGGATTGCCCTCCACACATGAGAAACTGCTGGCGCTTATGAACAAG GCTGCAATAAATGTTGGGGGAATAGTGCTAAATGCTTTGGCCATCGAACACTTCATTCTCAGGCATCCATCTGATCCCAAACAT AAGGGCCCAACAGATGAGAAGGAAATGCTACTACGGCACACCTATGGCCTGGGGTACCCTGAGCCCAATGTCACATTTGCACTTTGCAGAGGCAGTTGGTCTTCACCAGCG TTAAGGATCTACACGGCGAAGGAAGTGGCGAACGAGCTGGGAAGGGCAAAAGTGGAGTACCTGGAAGCGGCGGTGGGCGTAATTACGAGCAAGAGGAAGCTGGTGGTGCCGAAGCTTCTGGAATGGCACATGAAGGATTTCGCCGACGATCTGGACTCGCTGCTCGAATGGATATACAGCCAGCTGCCGCCTTCTGCCTCGCTCAAGAGGCTGATGATGGACTGCCTCTGCCTCTCCGCCGCCAAATCCCTCTCCGCCAAGACGGGGGTCGACGTTCAGCCCTACGACTCCGAATTCCGATACCTCTTGCCCCTGTAA
- the LOC127809841 gene encoding uncharacterized protein LOC127809841 isoform X4, with protein sequence MKFEEFLMQPSDPEKQITRADLQEEVTVFYFMHYPTITRKTNSIIGYLVFAKKLQTCPRHESKEVYILFLMKLREFSSVLWLQVEKLQEDLDAEVKLSRILQCALQGPVHSCACCLSTLLPSKVQALLAELATVEEEIIWLERKVHELKLRLYQEKKHSRRHRRPKQLPFGPGNQMELASRSQDFREHSKLRFLRQGRASFDSPMDVQSPSSINSGGETAETSTSSRRNRGHNHSDIEIAAREPNELSEELVKCMIGVFLKLNQASEHRKGLTVASKHPLSCMNSKGFMYKTTFNCKEPAFSFDNTSNIDPYGILPDFDGPIRDVGPYKNFIQITRSSLDITQVSKCFQTRGKLRTLMRKLCNVDLTPLSYKQKLAFWINIYNACIMNAFLQHGLPSTHEKLLALMNKLRIYTAKEVANELGRAKVEYLEAAVGVITSKRKLVVPKLLEWHMKDFADDLDSLLEWIYSQLPPSASLKRLMMDCLCLSAAKSLSAKTGVDVQPYDSEFRYLLPL encoded by the exons ATGAAATTCGAAGAATTCTTGATGCAGCCCAGCGATCCCGAGAAGCAAATCACAAGAGCTGATCTTCAAGAAGAGGTGACtgtgttttattttatgcacTATCCCACAATAACAAGAAAAACCAACTCAATCATAGGTTATCTAGTTTTTGCAAAGAAACTACAAACCTGCCCACGACACGAATCAAAAGAGGTGTATATTTTGTTCTTGATGAAGCTGAGAGAATTCTCAAGTGTCTTGTGGCTGCAGGTCGAGAAGCTGCAGGAAGATTTAGATGCCGAGGTGAAGCTGAGCAGAATTTTGCAGTGTGCCCTGCAAGGGCCGGTTCATTCTTGCGCCTGTTGCCTTTCCACTCTGCTTCCATCTAAG GTTCAAGCGCTTCTTGCAGAACTGGCCACGGTGGAGGAAGAGATCATCTGGCTAGAGAGGAAAGTGCACGAGTTGAAGCTGAGGTTGTACCAGGAGAAGAAGCATTCCAGGCGGCACAGGCGCCCCAAACAACTACCTTTTGGACCGGGGAATCAAATGGAATTGGCTTCCAGATCACAGGATTTCCGAGAGCACAGCAAGTTGAGATTTCTCAGACAAGGCAGGGCCTCTTTTGACTCTCCCATGGATGTTCAAAGCCCGTCTTCCATCAACTCCGGTG GGGAAACAGCTGAAACTTCGACAAGTAGCAGAAGAAACCGTGGCCATAACCATTCAGATATAGAAATTGCTGCACGGGAACCAAATGAGCTCTCCGAAGAGCTGGTGAAGTGCATGATAGGCGTATTTCTCAAACTGAACCAGGCTTCTGAGCACAGAAAAGGATTAACCGTTGCTTCAAAGCATCCTCTGTCTTGCATGAACTCAAAAGGATTCATGTACAAGACCACGTTCAACTGCAAAGAACCTGCATTCTCATTTGACAACACATCGAATATCGACCCATATGGCATCTTACCAGACTTCGATGGCCCTATCAGAGATGTTGGGCCATACAAGAATTTCATCCAAATCACTAGGAGTTCCCTGGACATCACCCAAGTTTCCAAGTGCTTCCAAACAAGGGGGAAACTAAG GACTTTGATGCGTAAGCTCTGCAATGTGGACCTGACACCTTTGAGCTACAAACAAAAGCTAGCCTTTTGGATCAATATTTACAATGCCTGCATAATGAAT GCTTTTCTACAACATGGATTGCCCTCCACACATGAGAAACTGCTGGCGCTTATGAACAAG TTAAGGATCTACACGGCGAAGGAAGTGGCGAACGAGCTGGGAAGGGCAAAAGTGGAGTACCTGGAAGCGGCGGTGGGCGTAATTACGAGCAAGAGGAAGCTGGTGGTGCCGAAGCTTCTGGAATGGCACATGAAGGATTTCGCCGACGATCTGGACTCGCTGCTCGAATGGATATACAGCCAGCTGCCGCCTTCTGCCTCGCTCAAGAGGCTGATGATGGACTGCCTCTGCCTCTCCGCCGCCAAATCCCTCTCCGCCAAGACGGGGGTCGACGTTCAGCCCTACGACTCCGAATTCCGATACCTCTTGCCCCTGTAA
- the LOC127809840 gene encoding serine/arginine-rich SC35-like splicing factor SCL30 — protein MRRYSPPYYSPPRRGYGGRPRSPPRRGYGNGYGRGKEHGHGSLLVRNIPLNCRPEELRAPFERFGLVRDVYIPKDYYTGEPRGFAFVEFVDPYDAAEAQYHMNRQIFAGREITVVVAAESRKRPDDMRRKTRVRGPSGHGGRRSHYGRSRSRSVSRSRTPPYPSGSQNRRRSRSYSPAPRRRAEYSISPDGRHVEHQRSPRESLKDRDADRGRRTYSPGYENDAVQNENRNRYDEKAAYDSDEGRARWRSSPRRASRSPSGSRSRSADISPRRSR, from the exons ATGCGGAGATACAGTCCACCTTACTACAGTCCACCAAGGAGAGGTTATGGAGGCCGACCAAGAAGTCCCCCTCGGAGGGGATATGGGAATGGTTATGGGAGAGGCAAGGAACATGGTCATGGTAGCCTTTTAGTTCGAAATATTCCTCTGAACTGCAG ACCAGAAGAACTTCGAGCTCCATTTGAACGATTTGGACTGGTCAGGGATGTATATATTCCGAAGGATTATTACACAGG GGAACCTCGTGGCTTTGCATTTGTGGAGTTTGTGGACCCTTATGATGCGGCAGAGGCTCAATATCATATGAATAGGCAGATATTTGCAGGTAGGGAGATTACTGTGGTTGTTGCTGCAGAATCAAGGAAGAGACCTGACGACATGCGCCGGAAAACTAGGGTCAG AGGGCCATCAGGACATGGAGGTCGACGATCTCATTATG GACGATCTCGTTCTCGCTCAGTATCACGGTCACGTACTCCTCCTTATCCCTCTGGTTCTCAAAATCGTCGTCGTTCAAG GTCCTATTCTCCTGCTCCAAGACGTCGAGCTGAGTACTCAATTTCGCCAGATGGAAGGCATGTGGAGCATCAAAGATCACCAAGAGAATCACTCAAAGATCGTGATGCTGACCGTGGCCGCAGGACATATTCTCCAGGTTATGAGAATGATGCTgttcaaaatgaaaacagaaatcgCTATGATGA GAAAGCTGCCTATGACTCTGATGAAGGACGAGCACGCTGGAGGTCTTCCCCCAGACGAGCATCAAGATCACCATCTGGATCTAGATCTAGGTCTGCTGATATATCGCCCAGGCGCAGCAGATAG
- the LOC127809841 gene encoding uncharacterized protein LOC127809841 isoform X1 yields MKFEEFLMQPSDPEKQITRADLQEEVTVFYFMHYPTITRKTNSIIGYLVFAKKLQTCPRHESKEVYILFLMKLREFSSVLWLQVEKLQEDLDAEVKLSRILQCALQGPVHSCACCLSTLLPSKVQALLAELATVEEEIIWLERKVHELKLRLYQEKKHSRRHRRPKQLPFGPGNQMELASRSQDFREHSKLRFLRQGRASFDSPMDVQSPSSINSGGETAETSTSSRRNRGHNHSDIEIAAREPNELSEELVKCMIGVFLKLNQASEHRKGLTVASKHPLSCMNSKGFMYKTTFNCKEPAFSFDNTSNIDPYGILPDFDGPIRDVGPYKNFIQITRSSLDITQVSKCFQTRGKLRTLMRKLCNVDLTPLSYKQKLAFWINIYNACIMNAFLQHGLPSTHEKLLALMNKAAINVGGIVLNALAIEHFILRHPSDPKHKGPTDEKEMLLRHTYGLGYPEPNVTFALCRGSWSSPALRIYTAKEVANELGRAKVEYLEAAVGVITSKRKLVVPKLLEWHMKDFADDLDSLLEWIYSQLPPSASLKRLMMDCLCLSAAKSLSAKTGVDVQPYDSEFRYLLPL; encoded by the exons ATGAAATTCGAAGAATTCTTGATGCAGCCCAGCGATCCCGAGAAGCAAATCACAAGAGCTGATCTTCAAGAAGAGGTGACtgtgttttattttatgcacTATCCCACAATAACAAGAAAAACCAACTCAATCATAGGTTATCTAGTTTTTGCAAAGAAACTACAAACCTGCCCACGACACGAATCAAAAGAGGTGTATATTTTGTTCTTGATGAAGCTGAGAGAATTCTCAAGTGTCTTGTGGCTGCAGGTCGAGAAGCTGCAGGAAGATTTAGATGCCGAGGTGAAGCTGAGCAGAATTTTGCAGTGTGCCCTGCAAGGGCCGGTTCATTCTTGCGCCTGTTGCCTTTCCACTCTGCTTCCATCTAAG GTTCAAGCGCTTCTTGCAGAACTGGCCACGGTGGAGGAAGAGATCATCTGGCTAGAGAGGAAAGTGCACGAGTTGAAGCTGAGGTTGTACCAGGAGAAGAAGCATTCCAGGCGGCACAGGCGCCCCAAACAACTACCTTTTGGACCGGGGAATCAAATGGAATTGGCTTCCAGATCACAGGATTTCCGAGAGCACAGCAAGTTGAGATTTCTCAGACAAGGCAGGGCCTCTTTTGACTCTCCCATGGATGTTCAAAGCCCGTCTTCCATCAACTCCGGTG GGGAAACAGCTGAAACTTCGACAAGTAGCAGAAGAAACCGTGGCCATAACCATTCAGATATAGAAATTGCTGCACGGGAACCAAATGAGCTCTCCGAAGAGCTGGTGAAGTGCATGATAGGCGTATTTCTCAAACTGAACCAGGCTTCTGAGCACAGAAAAGGATTAACCGTTGCTTCAAAGCATCCTCTGTCTTGCATGAACTCAAAAGGATTCATGTACAAGACCACGTTCAACTGCAAAGAACCTGCATTCTCATTTGACAACACATCGAATATCGACCCATATGGCATCTTACCAGACTTCGATGGCCCTATCAGAGATGTTGGGCCATACAAGAATTTCATCCAAATCACTAGGAGTTCCCTGGACATCACCCAAGTTTCCAAGTGCTTCCAAACAAGGGGGAAACTAAG GACTTTGATGCGTAAGCTCTGCAATGTGGACCTGACACCTTTGAGCTACAAACAAAAGCTAGCCTTTTGGATCAATATTTACAATGCCTGCATAATGAAT GCTTTTCTACAACATGGATTGCCCTCCACACATGAGAAACTGCTGGCGCTTATGAACAAG GCTGCAATAAATGTTGGGGGAATAGTGCTAAATGCTTTGGCCATCGAACACTTCATTCTCAGGCATCCATCTGATCCCAAACAT AAGGGCCCAACAGATGAGAAGGAAATGCTACTACGGCACACCTATGGCCTGGGGTACCCTGAGCCCAATGTCACATTTGCACTTTGCAGAGGCAGTTGGTCTTCACCAGCG TTAAGGATCTACACGGCGAAGGAAGTGGCGAACGAGCTGGGAAGGGCAAAAGTGGAGTACCTGGAAGCGGCGGTGGGCGTAATTACGAGCAAGAGGAAGCTGGTGGTGCCGAAGCTTCTGGAATGGCACATGAAGGATTTCGCCGACGATCTGGACTCGCTGCTCGAATGGATATACAGCCAGCTGCCGCCTTCTGCCTCGCTCAAGAGGCTGATGATGGACTGCCTCTGCCTCTCCGCCGCCAAATCCCTCTCCGCCAAGACGGGGGTCGACGTTCAGCCCTACGACTCCGAATTCCGATACCTCTTGCCCCTGTAA